The following coding sequences lie in one Rutidosis leptorrhynchoides isolate AG116_Rl617_1_P2 chromosome 4, CSIRO_AGI_Rlap_v1, whole genome shotgun sequence genomic window:
- the LOC139841928 gene encoding heavy metal-associated isoprenylated plant protein 3-like translates to MAKKTNQNNDHKDKNATVREGDGVGSEKKQKAAGVMVVILKIDLHCEGCAGRVVKVVRTLDGVESVRIGDNELNKLTVIGNVDPVKLRQKVEEKTKKKVELISPATKKTNDGGGGDRCGGKDDKNEQTKLDKTKTVVVNKDNKKPQELPVTTAVFQVSLHCQGCVSRIRKLVSKTKGFVEMSFDKNKDLVTVKGAIDMQLLLAALQQKLKRVVEIVPIKKDDGDGGSEKKRKGGGGGEKGKGGGGNDGEGKGDNGGKKKGKGPGGDNDGDGNGGGGGCDSGSGKAEEVYKMESYVDRIGYPIGYPYPHTLYGPRYVDYVHAPQLFSDENPNACLVM, encoded by the exons ATGGCCAAG AAAACTAACCAAAACAATGACCACAAAGATAAAAACGCCACCGTTAGAGAAGGAGACGGTGTAGGTAGTGAAAAGAAGCAAAAAGCTGCCGGAGTTATGGTGGTAATTCTAAAAATCGACTTACATTGTGAAGGTTGCGCCGGCAGAGTTGTGAAAGTTGTTCGTACACTCGATG GTGTTGAGTCTGTGAGAATAGGTGACAATGAGTTAAACAAACTAACAGTGATCGGAAACGTTGATCCGGTCAAACTACGGCAAAAAGTTGAAGAAAAAACTAAGAAAAAGGTGGAACTTATATCTCCGGCGACTAAAAAAACTAATGACGGCGGAGGCGGCGACAGATGTGGAGGCAAAGACGATAAAAATGAACAAACGAAACTTGATAAGACAAAAACTGTTGTAGTGAATAAAGATAACAAGAAGCCACAAGAG CTACCGGTGACTACAGCAGTATTTCAGGTTTCGTTGCATTGTCAAGGTTGTGTGAGTCGGATTCGTAAACTTGTTAGCAAAACTAAGG GTTTTGTGGAAATGTCGTTTGATAAGAATAAGGATTTAGTAACAGTTAAAGGTGCAATTGATATGCAGTTATTGTTGGCTGCTTTGCAACAAAAATTGAAAAGAGTGGTGGAGATTGTTCCGATCAAGAAAGACGATGGTGATGGCGGAAGTGAGAAAAAAAGGAAAGGTGGTGGCGGTGGAGAGAAGGGGAAGGGCGGTGGTGGTAATGACGGCGAGGGTAAGGGAGACAATGGTGGTAAGAAGAAGGGGAAAGGACCCGGCGGTGATAATGACGGAGACGGGAATGGAGGCGGCGGTGGTTGTGACAGCGGTAGTGGTAAGGCGGAGGAAGTGTATAAAATGGAAAGTTACGTGGATCGTATTGGATATCCAATAGGGTATCCGTATCCGCATACTTTATACGGGCCACGTTACGTGGACTATGTTCATGCACCTCAGTTATTTAGTGATGAAAATCCTAATGCTTGTCTTGTTATGTGA